One stretch of Candidatus Culexarchaeum yellowstonense DNA includes these proteins:
- a CDS encoding AAA family ATPase: MVKHVSIRVAWHDSCWNGKICKSPERNVYCVGNYSLLSPRLQRRRDATLEKIYSGQAVSNVIKERNYLPPCYWSINIQGEDSFSIEDPHPFSDTETWGKKFRENVPPLKDILKDHSVFTWCFKISFEREDPNQLYPPIEVLEKRVNEYLEELVQGKSIVFFYSNFSNPITGDEYKYLLIGAGLLKNVDKPTYYNIPKDLLQNIRSKPKMKNFPELAWQFQLTFDPDTIIILPYHRYLEWIQEKDSIDVREKWRKLEEVAIPIEEENLIPHFKYVSMHIPHDKCIYLLYLMKKSLEKMKEHKLVDYEELKNIESRLDKLLRVAWKEKGMFPGFPNVIKVFLKNDFNLKDEQLKNLVQKIQEYINQKFGSLENFFKSQLTSELSTNNHQLNRALGIICKRKELIEFLSQFDFSATQFNRVLEIINKVGINEVKKNPYIILEKYQYEPVDELLIDESDYGISLYQIDIALIPDPSYTDWPALYDAQSPQRIRAVITKVLYDAAFEEGHSCLTRDEIIKRVEEYPLYYINAKLKLDIDRLLDYEKEAFFRENFIIREALEKEKTIYQLKLIREIEKIIEDFILYMLKNRYELSQKDKSDIDTILNEEYGEWEERLDLNERRKLYENALSNGVFFVSGRAGSGKTSAIVRLVKKFMADGHKPIYIFTPTGKANLVIRKRLKEIGVRIDDKHLVVSTIHRFLYTKLFDYIKVVNKRDKDKIFLIRDLIEQILSGKLEVLSQFRSLAEQFRLGPKVVIIDEASMVDEVLLALLFSMIRTDALRHLIIVGDEKQLPPIGVGRPFVDIIYYLKKNSLETHYIRLESNLRFDPSASIGILAELFSSEKPPFPSEISTVLSKLDNTVELFYFKDKDELKNILANILRQRGAAATDSLSEMFSSIFEANGSLYLDKVQIICPRRVGDFGSIAINIGVIRDNKADFTPRSKIICEKNIYVDAIDKDGNKRRILGLANGSIGYIRPDGDIYFEDLEDIKAEYKHVYLSPIINEIFGDFTVLKTERDIDFGYAITVHKSQGSDFDYAILILPEVSPFITKELLYTAFTRPKLKLYLVIHSSLKEELPIILCHAYENSAIESIKTLLFGYKASPLKPYIVALRNNKTIEVKSKIEYIIAKALDESNVEFEYEPKEFFEEYHIIPDFKISIDGEVYYMEHLGNMSNPSYRNRWFQKFEIYKKLGISDKLITTSESEEKSNPEENIKKIIDDIKAKRIKTTEGGYSLHHYYI; this comes from the coding sequence ATGGTGAAACATGTTTCTATTCGGGTTGCTTGGCATGATAGTTGCTGGAATGGCAAGATATGTAAATCTCCAGAGAGAAATGTCTATTGTGTTGGAAACTATTCGCTTCTTTCTCCAAGACTACAGCGCAGAAGAGATGCTACCCTTGAAAAAATATATAGTGGTCAGGCAGTTTCTAATGTTATAAAAGAGAGAAACTATCTCCCCCCATGCTACTGGTCGATAAACATTCAAGGAGAAGATTCATTTTCAATTGAAGATCCTCACCCTTTTTCAGATACAGAAACTTGGGGAAAAAAGTTTAGGGAAAATGTACCACCCTTGAAAGATATTTTGAAAGATCACTCAGTTTTTACATGGTGCTTTAAAATATCATTTGAAAGAGAGGACCCAAATCAGCTTTATCCGCCTATCGAGGTACTAGAAAAAAGAGTTAATGAATATTTAGAAGAACTCGTTCAAGGGAAATCTATAGTATTCTTCTATTCTAACTTCAGCAATCCAATAACTGGTGATGAGTACAAGTATCTACTGATAGGTGCTGGATTATTAAAGAATGTTGATAAACCAACGTACTATAATATACCTAAAGATCTCTTGCAGAACATACGGTCCAAACCTAAAATGAAGAACTTCCCAGAATTAGCATGGCAATTCCAATTAACATTCGACCCTGATACGATAATTATTCTACCATATCACAGGTACCTAGAATGGATTCAGGAAAAAGATTCAATTGATGTACGTGAAAAATGGAGAAAATTAGAAGAAGTCGCCATCCCTATAGAAGAAGAAAACCTAATTCCACATTTCAAATATGTTTCAATGCACATACCACATGATAAATGCATCTATCTTCTTTACTTAATGAAGAAGTCTTTAGAAAAAATGAAAGAACATAAATTAGTAGATTATGAAGAGTTGAAGAATATTGAGAGTAGGCTGGATAAATTATTAAGGGTTGCATGGAAGGAAAAAGGCATGTTTCCAGGTTTTCCCAATGTGATTAAAGTATTTCTCAAAAATGATTTTAACCTTAAAGATGAACAATTAAAAAATCTTGTTCAAAAAATCCAAGAGTACATTAATCAAAAATTTGGGAGTTTAGAGAATTTCTTCAAAAGTCAATTGACTAGTGAATTGTCAACCAATAATCATCAGCTTAATAGGGCTTTAGGAATAATTTGTAAAAGAAAGGAGCTAATTGAGTTTCTATCTCAATTTGATTTTTCAGCAACTCAGTTTAACCGCGTTTTAGAAATAATAAATAAGGTAGGAATAAATGAGGTAAAGAAGAACCCATATATTATACTTGAAAAATACCAATATGAACCTGTAGATGAACTTTTAATAGATGAAAGCGATTATGGTATAAGCTTATACCAGATCGATATAGCATTAATTCCAGATCCCTCCTATACTGATTGGCCTGCACTATATGATGCGCAATCACCTCAAAGAATACGTGCTGTGATCACTAAGGTATTATATGATGCGGCCTTTGAGGAGGGGCACTCTTGTTTAACACGCGACGAAATCATAAAGCGTGTAGAGGAATATCCTCTCTACTATATTAATGCTAAACTTAAACTAGATATCGACAGACTCTTAGATTATGAAAAAGAAGCATTTTTCAGGGAGAACTTCATTATACGTGAAGCTTTGGAAAAGGAAAAAACGATATACCAATTAAAGCTTATTCGGGAAATAGAAAAGATAATTGAAGATTTTATCCTTTATATGTTAAAGAATAGGTATGAGTTATCTCAAAAGGATAAGTCAGATATAGATACGATATTAAATGAAGAATACGGTGAATGGGAAGAAAGACTTGATTTAAATGAGCGTAGAAAGCTCTATGAGAACGCTTTAAGTAATGGTGTATTCTTTGTTTCAGGAAGAGCTGGTAGTGGAAAGACGAGTGCGATAGTACGTCTTGTTAAAAAGTTTATGGCTGATGGACATAAGCCAATTTATATCTTTACACCGACTGGGAAAGCAAATTTAGTAATTAGAAAGAGGCTCAAAGAAATAGGTGTGCGCATAGATGATAAACACTTAGTGGTATCAACAATTCATAGGTTCTTATACACCAAATTATTCGATTATATTAAAGTGGTAAATAAACGGGATAAGGATAAAATATTTTTAATCAGAGATCTTATTGAACAAATCTTATCAGGGAAACTTGAAGTTCTCAGTCAATTTAGAAGTTTAGCTGAGCAGTTCAGATTAGGACCTAAAGTAGTCATCATAGATGAAGCATCTATGGTGGACGAAGTCTTATTGGCTTTACTTTTCTCTATGATTAGAACAGACGCTTTAAGACACTTAATCATCGTAGGTGATGAAAAGCAACTCCCTCCAATTGGTGTAGGCAGACCATTTGTAGACATCATATACTATTTGAAGAAGAACAGCCTTGAAACGCACTATATACGCCTAGAATCAAACTTAAGGTTTGACCCCTCTGCATCTATCGGAATACTTGCAGAATTATTCAGTAGCGAGAAACCACCATTTCCATCAGAAATATCCACAGTCCTGAGCAAATTAGACAATACAGTCGAATTATTTTACTTCAAAGATAAAGACGAGCTGAAAAACATCCTTGCAAATATCTTGCGACAAAGAGGAGCTGCCGCAACCGATTCCTTATCTGAAATGTTTAGTAGCATCTTTGAAGCTAATGGTTCACTTTATCTTGATAAAGTACAGATAATATGTCCCAGAAGAGTAGGCGATTTTGGATCTATTGCAATAAATATAGGGGTGATTCGTGATAACAAAGCTGATTTCACTCCTAGATCCAAAATCATTTGTGAAAAGAACATATATGTTGATGCTATTGACAAGGATGGAAATAAAAGACGCATTCTTGGGTTAGCTAATGGCTCCATAGGTTACATACGGCCAGATGGTGATATATATTTTGAAGATTTAGAAGATATAAAAGCTGAATATAAACATGTGTATTTATCACCTATAATAAACGAGATATTTGGAGATTTCACAGTCCTTAAAACTGAGAGAGATATAGATTTTGGATATGCTATAACAGTTCATAAGTCTCAAGGAAGCGATTTCGATTATGCCATCCTTATCTTACCAGAAGTAAGTCCATTCATTACAAAGGAGCTACTGTACACCGCATTCACACGGCCAAAATTAAAGCTTTATTTAGTTATTCACAGTAGCCTCAAAGAAGAGCTACCCATAATATTATGCCATGCTTATGAAAACTCTGCAATAGAATCAATAAAAACTCTACTATTTGGTTATAAAGCTTCACCATTAAAACCATACATAGTCGCATTAAGAAATAATAAAACTATAGAGGTAAAATCCAAAATTGAATATATAATAGCGAAAGCACTTGATGAGTCCAACGTGGAATTTGAATACGAGCCTAAAGAATTTTTCGAAGAATATCACATTATACCTGACTTCAAGATATCTATCGATGGAGAAGTCTATTACATGGAACACCTCGGTAACATGAGTAATCCAAGCTATCGAAACAGATGGTTCCAAAAATTCGAAATCTATAAAAAACTTGGAATATCGGACAAACTAATTACAACTAGCGAAAGCGAAGAAAAATCAAACCCAGAAGAAAACATTAAGAAAATAATAGATGATATCAAAGCAAAACGTATAAAAACAACTGAAGGAGGCTACTCTCTACATCACTATTACATTTAA
- a CDS encoding AbrB/MazE/SpoVT family DNA-binding domain-containing protein yields the protein MGEVTVLTKATSRSRSLRTTIPIGIVKQFNLSVGDKLSWEIRAEGGDLIIVVKPLKNRG from the coding sequence ATGGGAGAGGTTACAGTTCTTACTAAAGCTACATCGAGAAGCAGGTCTTTAAGAACAACTATCCCCATTGGAATTGTTAAGCAATTTAATCTTTCAGTGGGTGATAAGCTTAGTTGGGAGATTAGGGCTGAGGGTGGAGATCTTATAATTGTTGTTAAACCATTAAAAAATAGAGGATGA